CGTATGTGATCCAGCATTTAATAAATATAATGAAATATCACTTTAGTTTAAGGTGGAATTTGATTTTATTAATCATCTATTGAAGTACGGTTATTTCAAACAAGCACCCTTTAAAGTTTTTTTAACATCCTCTTTCTGGGATTCCTACTCAATTTTGATAAATTCACGGTATTGTTTTTTGATGATTGGAAGCCTGGCTGATTTTCGGTCAGGCTTCTTTTTGTTATTTTTGGCGTCAACATATAAAAACAACCATGACCAATTACTTCAGAGAAATTTCAGACCCCGTAGATGAAGTTGTTACAAATGGTCAGTTTAATTTTGGCACAAGGAGTACCCCCGTTAAAAAAGCCAATCTTTTAGACGCTGAAAAACCTTTTAGAACACCCTTTGTAAATTCTTTTAAAAACTACCGGCTCAAAGAATGGCAAGCCTTCCAGTTTGGTAATGAGCAGTATTTTATGATGGTAGCCATATATAATGCCAAAGCACTGGCTCTGGCTCAGTTTATTCTCTTTGATATTGAGAAAAACAAAAAGTACCATTATGAAAGAAAGGTAATGCCCTGGAATTTGAAAGTTGCAAAATCGCTGTATGGCACTGAGTCACATTATATCAGTGATGATTTTACAATTCTTGTTGAAAATGATCTACAAAGTGGCAGAGTGGGTATTGACATTCGTATAGAGAAGCAAAAAAACCTCCCTCATGTAATGGGGCAGTTTATGGGTTTTCACGAAACAGGAAAAGCAACACCCCTGGTAACCATAATGCCCTTTGGACAAAACAGGGGAATGTATTCCCATAAGTGTCTGATGCCCATGGAAGGCGGCTTGGATATTGGCGGAAAGCTGCTTGAATTTGAAGAAAGCAAGAGCTATATGCTTATGGATGATCACAAGGGCTATTATCCTTATCCCATGAAATACGATTGGGTAACTGCCGGGTATATTTCAGATGGAAAACATATTGGTTTTAACCTAACAGACAATCAGGTGCTTCAAAAGGAGCGGTTTAATGAAAATGTACTTTGGGTAAACGGTGAAATGAATTTGCTTCCTCCAGTAAAATTTGAGCGTGAAAACGGGGTAGACGGCAAATGGTTGATCAAAGA
Above is a window of Chitinophagales bacterium DNA encoding:
- a CDS encoding DUF2804 domain-containing protein codes for the protein MTNYFREISDPVDEVVTNGQFNFGTRSTPVKKANLLDAEKPFRTPFVNSFKNYRLKEWQAFQFGNEQYFMMVAIYNAKALALAQFILFDIEKNKKYHYERKVMPWNLKVAKSLYGTESHYISDDFTILVENDLQSGRVGIDIRIEKQKNLPHVMGQFMGFHETGKATPLVTIMPFGQNRGMYSHKCLMPMEGGLDIGGKLLEFEESKSYMLMDDHKGYYPYPMKYDWVTAGYISDGKHIGFNLTDNQVLQKERFNENVLWVNGEMNLLPPVKFERENGVDGKWLIKDRFDLVNLEFEPVISNRIKLNLLLLRSNYYGPYGFFNGFIYDKNHNKIEIKNVFGMGEKFFLSA